One window from the genome of Canis aureus isolate CA01 chromosome 18, VMU_Caureus_v.1.0, whole genome shotgun sequence encodes:
- the OR13G1 gene encoding olfactory receptor 13G1, whose product MNKSIVTEFLILGFTQKPELQRALFIVFLLIYLVALLGNALIVIAIICNTTLHTPMYVFLLALAIVDIICTTSIIPKMLGTMLTMGRSISYESCMSQLFFFTWSLGAEMVLFTTMAYDRYVAICFPLRYRTMMNPHMCVALLGITMVIAVTNSWVHTGLILRLTFCGPNIIDHFFCEIPPLLSLSCSPVRINEVMVYVADITLAIGDFTLTCISYGFIIAAILRIHTAEGKRKAFSTCSSHLIVVSLYYSPVIYTYIRPASSYSFERDKVITALYTLVTPTLNPIVYSFRNKEMQTGIQKVFAFLRH is encoded by the coding sequence ATGAATAAGAGCATTGTAACGGAATTTTTGATTCTGGGCTTCACCCAAAAACCTGAACTGCAAAGAGCTCTCTTCATTGTCTTTCTCCTCATCTACCTTGTGGCCTTACTTGGCAATGCACTGATTGTCATTGCCATAATCTGTAACACCACCTTGCATACACCCATGTATGTTTTCCTTCTGGCACTGGCTATTGTGGATATCATCTGCACAACAAGCATTATACCCAAGATGCTGGGGACCATGCTAACAATGGGAAGGAGTATTTCCTATGAAAGCTGCATGTCACAGCTCTTCTTCTTCACGTGGTCCCTGGGGGCTGAGATGGTTCTCTTCACCAcaatggcctatgaccgctatgtggccatctgtttCCCTCTTCGCTACAGAACTATGATGAACCCCCATATGTGTGTGGCCTTGCTTGGCATTACCATGGTGATTGCTGTAACCAATTCCTGGGTACACACTGGTCTTATCCTGAGGCTGACTTTCTGTGGGCCAAATATCATTGACCACTTCTTCTGTGAGATACCTCCACTTCTGTCTTTGTCCTGCAGCCCTGTGAGGATCAATGAGGTGATGGTGTATGTTGCTGATATTACCCTGGCCATAGGTGACTTCACGCTCACCTGCATCTCCTATGGTTTCATCATTGCTGCCATTCTCCGCATCCACACGGCAGAAGGCAAGAGGAAGGCTTTCTCAACATGTTCATCCCACCTCATAGTGGTGTCCCTTTACTACTCTCCTGTGATCTACACCTATATCCGCCCTGCTTCTAGCTACTCATTTGAAAGGGACAAGGTGATAACTGCACTCTATACTCTCGTGACCCCAACATTAAACCCAATTGTGTATAGTTTCCGAAATAAGGAGATGCAGACAGGGATTCAGAAGGTATTTGCATTTCTGAGACATTAG